The Gossypium raimondii isolate GPD5lz chromosome 2, ASM2569854v1, whole genome shotgun sequence genome segment CcacttatttattaaaacatcaATTTGCTTAACATAACAAACTATATTTTGGTGAAACAAATATGGTCTTCAGTTGGTtcaaatttcttcaactctAACCGAATCATGAGGCAATTCATAAGCATCTCTAGGCCTTGATTTCTTCACTCCCGAAGCCATGAACCATACTTTATCAGATTTACAACTCTCCACGCACACTTCCGTCACTTTAACCCACACCACCACCTTCGTTTTCATCCCTTCCATCCCGCTCAACTTCCCCTTCGATAACGTGCCTTTCACCCGCCTTCCGTATCTCACCGCCGATCCGTCCTTGAACCTCACTTCGCATGCCGCCGGCATATACACGCTCAGCTTTGATTTCGATTCGTCCATCTCGTAACATGTTATGTTTCTCGGAAAAAGTCCCGGCGGAAGGTTGTGTTCTCGGAGGACATCCGCCAAAGGCTTTACATGTTTACCTGTTAAACAAAATGAAGGTTAGAAATGAATGCTGCAgccattttcaaacatttttgaATCGCAGaaacttaaatttgaaaattatcatCTTAAACTTGGATCAATCATTAAATtgaaatcattcatatatatatatatatatataagaagaaCAATTAAAGCCCCTTTACCTTTGAGCTTATTGAGTATCCATTTGGCCTTCTCTTCAACGGTGTTTGAGACGGCCtggaaatcaaagaaaataaaattgaaaaactgGATATGCATGGATTTAGTAGATAACGGCAATGAAAGAGGTAGTAAGTTTTAATAGGGGATTACATAGAGTTCTTCCTTGGCTTTCTTGGAAATCCAGAAGCTACCAACTTTGGTCAAAgctttttccatttctttacTTTGCTTCTTCACACAGAAGTTTCTGATGAAAAAAAcctctgtttttgtttttgtttttgtttctccAGCAGATAGGAAGGGATTTGGCTGAGCCCAGAGAgatgaaatgaagaagaaatggcAAACTCAAGTAGGCCCTTTCCttcatttttactcaaataattttgtttctaaaatatttaattaaatgttaaaaaagaGTTAGTcgac includes the following:
- the LOC105788434 gene encoding uncharacterized protein At5g01610; the encoded protein is MEKALTKVGSFWISKKAKEELYAVSNTVEEKAKWILNKLKGKHVKPLADVLREHNLPPGLFPRNITCYEMDESKSKLSVYMPAACEVRFKDGSAVRYGRRVKGTLSKGKLSGMEGMKTKVVVWVKVTEVCVESCKSDKVWFMASGVKKSRPRDAYELPHDSVRVEEI